Within the Oncorhynchus kisutch isolate 150728-3 linkage group LG13, Okis_V2, whole genome shotgun sequence genome, the region tgcaCCAGATTTAAAGTACCCAGGGCCTTGCCTCCAAATTAGAGCAAGTCCGCTggagccatggcccagtgagacacgGGTGACGGCCTTCGTAAGTGGAAACAGAAAAGTCTGATCCTTTTGGGAAAACACTGGGACAAATTATTGTTGGAAATGAGCCATTACTGTCTCTTTTCccactctgtctgtctttgttttgTCTGTGATAGGAACATGTATCCCTCTTTACTAACTCCTACCCACCTGGACCCCCATCTCCGTCTCTAAGTCTCTATTTTTCTTGTGGTAGTGTAGTTTGTCTTTCTCCTActccctttcctcctcacacattTATTTGTGCTGTACTATGAGTAATAAGGTAAGGAATTTTCCAAAAATGACTTACAATGAACCCACACAGCCACTGTGTGACGAATAGGTAACAACACAAGTCCAACTGTAGCGTTGCAAACACCATGCTCCTTCTTACCATATTACATGCAACTTCACCATTGGTACACCATATAGAGGTTTACATGTCCTACCCTAACCCTTTCAATAGTaaggggcaattgaatgcaagcttcccCCCCCCAACAATCTAGCTATGGGTAAGAGGGTTGACATGTTATGATGTGTTCTGACGTGTTCTGATGTGTTATGACGTGTTCTGACATGTTATGACGTGTTCTGACATGTTATGACGTGTTCTGACGTGTTATGACgtgttatgacatgttatgtcGTGTCATGACATGTGATGACGTGTTATGAGGTGTTATGACGTGTTATGACGTGTTATGacgtgtgttatgatgtgttatgacgtGTTATGACGTGTTATGACGTGTGTTAGGATGTGTTATGACGTGTTATGCTCGACTCGCTCAGTTTCCCACCAcaacaccagaaaatggccaaacagtagaaccagctcacctactTTTACACAATGATTTGACTGTATCATGCTCAATGTTtcttttaataaaaaaatgaatagtttcaccatattaaaacaagTGTTACTCAcgaatcacatgaaataaattgtcacgacttctgccgaagtcagctcctctccttgttcgttcggcagtcgacgtcactGTCTAGCCATCGCCGTTCCATCGATTTCCAtttgtcttgtttccatacacacctggttttcatttccccaatcaatctacttgtatttgaccctctgtttcccatcatgttttgtgtgtaattgtttcatgATATTGTGGTGTTTTATTACCAGCTTTATTTTTGTATGTTCCGTGTTTTGAGCGCGTTTGATTTATGTAATGCTCTCGTTTTTGGGACTAAAATAAAAGTGAGCCTTTTTACATCACActactctcctgcacctgacttcgcctcttATACACCCGTTGACATAAATAATCATCtgcagaaatgactttgtcaaaaaCTCTAAATAACCAGgactttacaatgatggtgaaaacttggGGAAATGTTGGGGTTAATTGACTTGGGACATGCCAAAATTGGGAATTTCAGAGAAAACAACTAATTGAATTGAATGAAAACACATGACTATTTTTACCATGGTTTAGTTTAGTTACAGCAGTATGTAACCCAACTGTTGAGTGTTTTTATCAAAATGTACACACAATGTCACAAGGACATTAAATGCATTCGTAGAACAACCTTTTACATATTTGGGTTGGGACGATCCCGAATTGCTTCAATAATCACAAAGGTTGGTAAAATAACAGTATGCCGGAGAAAACTTTTGTTATTTTGATGTGGAAGTGTGAGTTAACAATGTTTGTTCCTCCTATGCCTATACTGTAGGCCATCTATAAccatccctcttcctcctgtcctaATTTGCCCTTACATCTGATTCTTATCTGTTCCTATCTAACTCTGTCAAAAGAGGATTTTCTCTTCTCTATAAATATACCCAGTGAGCTTGTTCATTGGATTACCACTGCCCCGCCCTGCTCCAGTCTGAGCCAATTACCATCACCCCCATCACTCAGAGAATTACTACCCCTACCCCCTAACAAAAACAATCCCTGGCCTTTGCCCAGTATTCTCTGAGCTCCAGATAGAAGTTGCCCACAGGCCCAGTGTTAGATTCCTGACCTGGACATACCCACAGGCCCAGTGTTAGATTCCTGAACTGGACAACCCACAGGCCCAGTGTTAGATTCCTGAACTGGACATACCCACAGGCCCAGTGTTAGATTCCTGAACTGGACAACCCACAGGCCCAGTGTTAGATTCCTGAACTGGACATACCCACAGGCCCAGTGTTAGATTCCTGAACTGGACATACCCACAGGCACAGTGTTAGATTCCTGAACTGGACATAACCCCTTTTTGTGATAGTAAAGGCATCTGCTGAAACTAACGGTTACAGAATTGATTTTTTACAGTAACAGCTCTAATGCTGAATTTCCTCCTCAGACCCACCCAGCATCAGTGTGCCATCATGTGTTTAAGTTCATGTAGGCTGTAGTGTTATTTTGTTTCCATCAGGAGTGTGACACTAAAGACTTGGGGTGAAAAGGCAGGAGAAGACTATCAACGACTTGTAaagagcagaatcaacaacctctggGTCATCAAGACAGTTGCTTTGTGAGAACGTGTTAACCATAGAAAGGTGTTAACCCATGTTCACAGTAACCATTGTTATGTAAGGCTGAAAAGTATCAGTGGCCAAGCCTTGGCCCCAAGTCAGAGCAGGACCGCCGAggccatggcccagtgagacacAGGTGCCGGTCCGTGGAGATAGATTCATACAAGTCTGTGCCCTTTGGGTTAAACACTGAGGGAAATCTCAGGTGGAAACATGGCATTATTATATGTGCTTCATGGCTTCAGATCAACATTGGCACATTTCTGGGAATGTCAGAGTTTGTTCGTAACCCGTCGTATTAGCTACCATACCAGGAAACCCCTGCGTTACACAAGCAGttaaagtctgtctgtctgtggtaggGATGTCTTCTGGTTTTCAGACAGACGGGAGCCTCATTCTGTGGCCTGGGAAGAGGATCATCCTGGGTTCTTACTGACACATATAGGTAATACGGCTGAACCTCCGTGACCTCTCCATCTGCGTCCTCCACAGGTCTGCATTGGTAAATTACCTCCCAGTACCTTATGGATAACAACATTCAGGTTGTTGATATATTTTTCCTGACTGTAGCAAACCGCAAGAAGCAGTACACTGAAAAGCAACTTCCATACAGTTAAAAACAGTACTACTGTACTTAGAAAGTCTCATTTCCtcagggtcaaaataaccagCTATAAACCTAAATATATGAGCACAGGGGTGGAAAAAGACGTTCTGAAGCTTTTTATGAACACACTCAAATTCACCGTTGCTAATGTGATTTCTTTGCAGTAGAATAGTGCAGAAAGAACACTTAAAGAGAGGAAGTGATATTGGAAACAAGGAGAGGGAAACCTTTTAAGAACTAGAAAAAACAAACTCTAGGTCTACCCAAACAATGCCTTGGTGGGACCCAACCCAaaccttcagagagagagagagagcgagggaacgagggagagaaaaaggaagGGGTCCTAGATAAATACCAGTTAATGGGTCATAATGAGGCTTAATGACAGACGAGACCTTCCTCCTGAATACAGAGAACAGCAGAAACAAACAAATGATAACAACAATCATAACAACTATGTCCGCCTCCGCCTTTGTAGGCGTCACATGATAAAGGTGACAAGCAATGAGTCGTCTGCTCCCATTTCTTGAGAATCTCCCCACAGAGAAAGTCAACACAGTTTGGCCTTTACTGAAGATGACAAAACCCATACATTTGGGCTCTTCAGTAATCGAATGATTTTCATGAATGTAAAGGACGTCCACAGACCAACATTTTACACATCAACCAATGTGCTCTTTGGTCCAATAATGATAGGAAGCCACTGAGGTGAGTATTTATTTTCACTCAAATTAAATAGTTTTCTTTCTCTTTAAAAGcagtgttttttctctctctttatttgatGCTTGAGTTAAAGCTCTAGAGTCATGTAATATTGTTTAGGGACTTCTATAGCCTGATTTAAACACTGTAAAGACAAATACGTCTATATGAAGATATCCTGAAGCAATAAAGAAAAAATCCTCGCATTACATAGACAAGAGTGATCTTGTTTATGTAATATCTTGGATTGTTACTGGTTGTTGTCACGGATCAATTTCATTATATTGCATCACGATCATATCATTCAATAGGAACAACTTTAGACGAGATGAACACCTCCATCCATGTGCTTTAACTGACTACTTTGTGGCACAGGACTGGACACAATACTGGTAACAGGACGCAAAGCCAAGAGAGTGACAAAGCAAAGAGAAATATACAAAAGGAGTAACAGAGATATTTACAGAAGCTACTAAAGGAGTAACAGAGATATTTACAGAAGCTACTAAAGGAGTAACAATACGAAAGAGACATCTAAAAGATAACAACAAAGATGGAGACCCTGGATCCCTCCGCTCTCCCAGGTGCCACCACCGCTGTGACCTATGACTCCAAATCAGAGATGGTGACCCTACCAGGAGGGGTTGTCTCTGTGGCAGGCATCACTGTGATAACCGGGGGCGCTGAACTGTCCTGTGGCTCTTGCATGCTAGCCTTTGGTGTTTGGGGCACTCTAATTGGCCTAAGCGTGGTTGCCCTGGGTATCTGGGACCAATCAGTGCAGGTCGGGGGTCGGACCTCGCACCTCCTGGGGCTGGGATTGGTGGTTCTGGCTATCAGTTTTGGGGTGGTGGGCAGTGTGGTGGGCTTTCGCTTCCTgacgaaggggaggagagagataacgagggaggagagggaggatggaaagGTGGTGCtcataggggagagagggaggagtgttaAAAAAACTGTgactgtgtaaaaaaaaaaaaaaagaggggaTGATTATTTGCACATAGTGGTCTGGCTGTGTTGCACACTGTCCCACTTTAGTATTAGTAGAAGAACAGTTATGTTTTATatgtatgttatgaatttgtTTCACaccataaaaatgtattttggttGAGTAACTTTAAGATAAAATATTTGACCATCTCTGGCTCCATGTGTAAATGTCAATTATTTCCCCTCTTGTTCTGGTGTCACATAAAcagacctttctctctctctctctctctctctctctctctctctctctctctcttttccctcctcaATCTCCCTCTTCAATCTGGGTGGAATGCAACAGGAAAGTGTGACGATGAGAGGTTTCCTGTGGAAAACAAAACACAATTTTCTATGTGATGCAAGTAGTTTAGAAGATTACTTTTCACATGGCCATTGCACGTCACTCTTCACTATTTAGTCAGACAGGCCCAAACATTGCATAACATTTCCATTATCTGTTACGGCTCTCGTTTGTGGAATGACCGGACCAAGaagcagcgtggtaggcgtacatcgttctttttattgatgacaccaaaAAGAAAATAACAATGACAAAAatgaaagcgcacagttctgtaaggcaaaataaactatacagaaaacaagatcccacaaaacccaaaaggaaaatgacaacctaaatatgatccccaatcagagacaatgatagacagctgcctctgattgggaaccatactcagccaaaaacaaagaaatacaatttTCCCACCTGagtcacatcctgacctaacgaaacatagagaataataaggatctctaaggtcagggcgtgacattatcaaatcaaatcaaagtttattggtcacatatacagatttgcagatgtaatcgtaggtgcagtgaaatgcttgtgtttctaattccaacagtgtagtaatacctagcaataataatccagaagaaaaatatatatactgtacatgattagaatacagcatatacagtaccagtcaaaagtttgtacacacctactcattccatttaATTTTTCTTTAggttgactattttctacattgtataataattgtgaagacacaactatgaaataacacatatggactcatgtagtactcaagtgttaaacaaatcaaaatatattttatatttcagattcttcaaagttgccatcctttgccttgatgacagctttgcacactattggtattctctcaaccaggttcacctggaatgctttcccaacagtcttgaaggagttcccacatattctgagcacttgttagctgcttttcctttactctgaagtccaactcatcccaaacaatctcaattgggatgtggttgggtgattgtggaggccagatcatctgatgcaacactccatcactctccttcttggtcagatagcccttacacagcctggaggtgtgttgggccattgtcctgctgaaaaacaaattatagtcccactaagcgcaaaccagatgggatggcgtatcgctgcagaatgctgtggtagccgtgctggttaagtgtgccttgaattctaaataaatcacagacagtgtcaccagcaaagcacccccacaccatcacacctcctccgccatgcttcacggtgggaaccacacatgcagagatcatctgttcacctactctgcgtctcacaatgacacagcggttggaaccaaaaatctcacatttccaccggtctaaagtCCATTGCTAGTATTtcttgcccaagcaagtctcttcttattattggtgtcctttactagtggttcatttgcagcaatttgaccatgaaggcctgattcacacagtctcctctgaacagtgttgatgtgtctgttacagatgttgagatgtgtctgttacttgaactctgtgaagcatttatctgggctgcaatttctgagtctggtaactctaatgaacttattctctgcagcagaggtaactctgtgtcttcctttcctgtggtagtcctcatgagagccagtgtcatcatagcgcttgatggtttttgcgactgcacttgaaaaaacgttcaaagttcttgaaattttccggattgaccttcatgtcttaaaagtaatgatggactgccatttctctttgcttatttgagctgtgctTGCCttgatatggacttggtcttttaccaaatagggctatcttctgtataccacccctaccttgtcacaacacaactgattggctcaaacgcattaagaaggaaagatactccacaaattaacttgtaacaatgcacacctgttaattgaaatgcattccaggtgtgtACTTTATCAAGCTGGGTGAGaaaatgccaatagtgtgcaaagctgtaatcaaggcaaagggcacctttgaaaaatctgaaatataaaatacatttcaattgGTTGAACACTTGTAtagtccatatgtgttatttcatagtttggatgtcttcactattattctagaatgtagaaaatagtaaaaataaagaaaaatccttgaaggactaggtgtgtccaaacttttgactggtactgtatatataaagtgGGTAAAAGAGTATGTTAaccttattaaagtgactagtgtccaattactctatgtacatagggcagcagtctctaaggtgcagggtagactACCAGGTGATAACCAGCTAGAGCAGTGAATAACTTCCAAGGCAGGGTGCTTGGCGAAGGCCCGGCTAGTGGTGactttttaacagtctgatggcctggagatagaagcagtttctcagtctctcggtcccagctttgtggacggtgcaattgccgtaccaggcggtgatacagtccgacagcatgctctcaatggtgcatctgtagttTGTCTTGGCCTAttagaccctcacaaacttcttcagcctcctgaggttggttgcaccttcttcatcacactgtctgtctgaagggaccatttcaggttgtctaTGATGTGCACGAAGAGGAACGTTTGACCCTCTCTACTGAGGACCTgccgatgtgaatgggggcgtgctctcgctgctgtctcctgtagtccacgatcagctccttcgttttgttgacgttgaggctaTTTTCCTGGCATAACTCCGCCAGGGCTCTCACGTCCTCCCTGAAGGCTGTCTCACCCTTGTTGGtagtcaggcctaccactgtggtgtcatcagaaaacttgatgattgagttggagacgtgcgtggccaagcagtcatgggtgaacagggagtacaggagcgggctgagcacacacccctgtaggcccactgtgttgaggatcagtgtgtcAGAGGTGTAGTTGCCTACCATCACTAATTGgggtcggcccatcaggaagtccaggacccagatgTACAGGGcgaggttcagacccagggccctgagcttagtgatgagcttggagggtattatggtgttgaagtttgagctgtagtcgatgaacagcattcttacataggtatttctctcGTCCTGGTgggaaatcaaattttattggtcacatagacgtatttagcagatgttattgagggtgtagcgaaatgcttgtgtttctagctccgacagtgcagtaatatctaacaatatctaacaatttcacaacatatacccaatacacacaaatctatgtAAAGGAATGgcattaagaatatataaatatacagacaagcaatgtcagagcggcatagacgaagatacagtagaatagaatacagtatatacatatgagatgagtaatgcaaaatatgaaAGTGACTAGTGtgccatttattattattattaaagtgactagtgtgcCATTTATTAAAGGGGcaagtgatttcaagtctatgtatatagggcagcagcctctaatgtgctagtgatggctatttaactgatga harbors:
- the LOC116376725 gene encoding transmembrane protein 100 gives rise to the protein METLDPSALPGATTAVTYDSKSEMVTLPGGVVSVAGITVITGGAELSCGSCMLAFGVWGTLIGLSVVALGIWDQSVQVGGRTSHLLGLGLVVLAISFGVVGSVVGFRFLTKGRREITREEREDGKVVLIGERGRSVKKTVTV